In a single window of the Trichoderma breve strain T069 chromosome 6, whole genome shotgun sequence genome:
- a CDS encoding FAD binding domain-containing protein, with protein MGSEDDSQQKPVIIVGGGLAGLVAAFELAERKIPSLIIDQENENSLGGQAFWSLGGLFLVNSYYQRRMGIKDSRELAMRDWLGSAGFDRDEDYWPRQWAKAFVDFAADEFEEYVRARGLGFLFNVGWAERGDGRSDGHGNSVPRFHISWGAGPEVVRIFADPVKKAAEEGLVQFKFRHQVDELIVDGTGRAVGVKGSVLEDDDSARGVKTSRTVVDSFELYGSAIIVTSGGIGGDIEAVKRNWPVERLGPKVPDYFVIGVPAHVDGRMLHISESAGANIVNRDRMWHYTEGLQNWDPIWPEHGIRILPAPSSLWLDASGKRFPPYLFPGSDTLSTLKAICATGYDYSWFILDQSIIAREFALSGSEQNPDLTAKSIWEVFKNRIFSKKGTVNVQLFQENGKDFIVRDTLKELVAGMNELAKERNGPILEYEKIKEVVDARDDQFNNTYSKDAQAMLVHNARTYWPDKRSRVAVPHRLQDPAHGPLIAVRLNLLSRKTLGGIETNLNSNVMRKDMTPFPGLYAAGEVAGFGGGGVHGYNALEGTFLGGCIFSGRTAGRAVADELSEVVKE; from the coding sequence ATGGGTTCGGAGGACGACAGTCAGCAGAAgcccgtcatcatcgtcggcggcggcCTGGCCGGCCTTGTCGCTGCCTTTGAGCTGGCCGAGCGCAAGATCCCGTCGCTCATCATTGACCAGGAGAATGAAAACAGCCTGGGAGGACAGGCCTTTTGGTCTCTGGGCGGCTTGTTCCTGGTCAACTCGTACTACCAGCGCCGCATGGGCATCAAGGACTCGCGGGAGCTGGCCATGCGTGACTGGCTGGGGTCTGCCGGCTTTGACCGTGACGAGGACTATTGGCCGCGGCAGTGGGCAAAGGCCTTTGTGGACTTTGCTGCAGACGAGTTTGAGGAGTATGTGAGGGCCCGCGGGCTGGGATTCCTCTTCAACgtgggctgggctgagcGCGGCGATGGAAGGTCTGACGGCCATGGAAACTCGGTGCCGCGCTTCCACATTTCTTGGGGAGCTGGGCCGGAAGTTGTTCGCATCTTTGCGGATCcggtgaagaaggcggcggaggaggggcTGGTGCAGTTCAAGTTCCGGCATCAGGTTGACGAGCTCATCGTTGACGGCACCGGAAGGGCTGTTGGTGTCAAGGGCAGCGTCCTGGAGGACGACGACTCGGCAAGAGGCGTCAAGACATCACGGACTGTTGTCGACTCCTTCGAGCTGTACGGCTCTGCCATCATCGTAACCTCAggtggcattggcggcgATATTGAGGCTGTGAAGCGGAATTGGCCTGTGGAAAGACTGGGACCAAAGGTACCAGATTACTTTGTCATTGGAGTGCCCGCTCACGTCGACGGCCGCATGCTTCACATCTCGGAAAGCGCCGGTGCCAACATTGTCAACCGTGACCGCATGTGGCACTACACCGAGGGCCTGCAAAACTGGGATCCTATCTGGCCCGAGCACGGCATCCGCATCCTGCCGGCCCCTTCGTCTCTTTGGCTGGACGCTTCTGGTAAACGCTTCCCACCGTATCTGTTCCCCGGATCTGATACCCTCAGCACGCTCAAGGCCATCTGCGCAACGGGCTACGACTACAGCTGGTTCATTCTTGACCAGTCCATCATTGCGCGTGAATTCGCCCTTTCTGGCTCGGAGCAGAACCCTGATCTGACGGCCAAGAGCATCTGGGAGGTGTTCAAGAATAGAATTTTTAGCAAGAAGGGGACAGTCAATGTGCAATTGTTTCAGGAAAACGGCAAGGATTTCATTGTTCGGGATACtctcaaggagctggtggCTGGCATGaacgagctggccaaggagcgaAATGGCCCTATCCTGGAATACGAAAAGATTAAGGAGGTTGTCGATGCTCGTGACGACCAGTTCAACAACACCTACTCAAAAGACGCGCAGGCCATGCTCGTCCACAATGCGAGGACGTACTGGCCAGACAAGCGTAGCCGTGTTGCGGTGCCTCACCGCCTGCAGGACCCTGCCCACGGCCCATTGATTGCAGTTCGACTCAATCTGCTCAGCCGCAAGACACTCGGTGGCATCGAGACTAACCTCAACAGCAACGTCATGAGGAAAGACATGACGCCGTTCCCGGGGCTCTACGCCGCCGGCGAAGTGGCGGGATTCGGCGGTGGAGGCGTTCACGGCTACAACGCGCTCGAGGGAACGTTTTTGGGAGGCTGCATCTTTTCCGGCCGCACAGCTGGGCGAGCTGTAGCAGACGAGTTGTCCGAGGTCGTCAAGGAGTGA
- a CDS encoding alginate lyase domain-containing protein codes for MHFSSLSVALLSAAGVANALPGLALPGLGDIWPWPSKIPNTIVIDGYRLVEAKLRLTLGDGTLKKELKHLTAQADSWLNQGPWTVTAKTKAPPNGTLHDYSSQAPYWWPSPNTPDGCPYIQKDGVRNPEVDQYQDRVSVGMMFNSTYVLSLAWYYTGNPKYSKHAADILRTWFLDSKTAMSPNLDHAQIIPCANTGRSIGIIDFSQEYTNVIDAVAILNTGAPGWSKADGKAFVSWNKQFLTWLADSPFGVEEAAAQNNHGTFANMQIAALALFTGNISLAVQRAQLAKSFINSQITANGSQPQELARTRSFHYSNFDLTAHLRFALIARKVGVDLFKYKGPQGQTLFKAVEFLVPAAAGGASKWTYPELGFTQYAATDNVRAAAQEGDWAAAKVLSKLVPPPGGDIFGLRPAPQQLDSIATVG; via the coding sequence ATGcacttttcttctctctcagttgctctgctctctgccGCGGGCGTGGCCAACGCCCTTCCTGGCCTTGCATTGCCCGGCCTTGGAGATATCTGGCCCTGGCCGTCAAAGATTCCCAACACCATCGTCATTGATGGCTACCGCCTTGTTGAAGCAAAGCTGCGCCTTACCTTGGGCGATGGCACTCTTAAGAAGGAACTAAAGCATCTCACTGCTCAGGCGGATAGCTGGCTCAATCAAGGTCCCTGGACCGTCACAGCAAAGACGAAAGCTCCGCCTAACGGCACACTTCACGACTACTCGTCTCAGGCACCTTATTGGTGGCCCAGCCCCAATACGCCGGATGGATGTCCCTACATTCAAAAGGACGGCGTACGCAATCCCGAGGTCGACCAGTACCAGGACCGCGTGTCGGTTGGAATGATGTTCAACTCGACATACGTCTTGTCCCTAGCCTGGTACTACACGGGCAACCCCAAGTACTCCAAGCACGCGGCTGATATCCTCCGGACCTGGTTCCTCGACTCCAAGACGGCCATGAGCCCCAACCTAGACCACGCCCAGATCATCCCCTGCGCCAACACCGGCCGGTCAATCGGCATCATCGACTTCAGCCAGGAATACACAAACGTCATCGACGCcgtcgccatcctcaacacCGGCGCCCCCGGCTGGAGCAAGGCCGACGGCAAAGCCTTTGTGAGCTGGAACAAGCAGTTCCTGACGTGGCTAGCCGACTCGCCCTTTGGCGTCGAAGAGGCCGCCGCCCAGAACAACCACGGCACATTTGCCAACATGCAGATCGCCGCCCTGGCGCTCTTCACGGGCAACATCTCGCTCGCGGTGCAGCGGGCACAGCTCGCCAAGAgcttcatcaacagccaAATCACCGCCAACGGGTCCCAGCCGCAAGAACTCGCCCGCACGCGCAGCTTCCACTACTCCAACTTTGACCTGACGGCACACCTCCGCTTCGCGCTCATCGCCCGGAAAGTCGGCGTCGACTTGTTCAAGTATAAGGGCCCGCAGGGCCAGACGCTGTTCAAGGCCGTCGAGTTCCTTGTTCCTGCAGCGGCGGGTGGTGCGAGCAAGTGGACGTATCCGGAGCTGGGATTCACGCAGTACGCGGCGACGGATAACGTCAGGGCGGCGGCGCAAGAGGGCGACtgggctgctgccaaggtgtTGTCGAAGCTGGTTCCGCCTCCTGGGGGGGATATTTTTGGGCTGAGGCCGGCGCCGCAGCAGTTGGATAGCATTGCGACGGTTGGATAA